A window of Thunnus thynnus chromosome 17, fThuThy2.1, whole genome shotgun sequence contains these coding sequences:
- the LOC137168291 gene encoding uncharacterized protein — MGNGLSEEERIDKSVRELGDGPDVKVNQRIVDFCSLDSSDMLRQHYERRMEASDCAPDWIKNLAEKLGAFTSAPELAGLGALAIAIFIDIVSFSPAEESMKDALRCVFAEEKASEVWDQIDECLKRCRMNFTNRHELSSDLKQIEGKLSTSLTKLKNSMLRDGHMTNEALKAWVNGAAFHIQMLIHLVRLGGTVTCNTVETLISDYQNDLIQLFKEHKEMIRKKCKMSFTVEAGSPFRNTVLVDENSKGHTLDFFSNPDKFLEAYYDHRYGGQKHEIQQHFSSVRENLQSLVSQRGSFNF, encoded by the coding sequence ATGGGTAACGGGCTGAGTGAGGAGGAACGAATCGACAAGTCTGTGCGTGAACTCGGCGATGGTCCTGATGTGAAAGTCAATCAGAGAATCGTGGATTTCTGCAGTCTGGATTCTTCAGACATGCTGAGACAACACTATGAGAGGAGGATGGAGGCGTCTGACTGCGCTCCAGACTGGATCAAGAACCTGGCGGAGAAGCTGGGCGCCTTCACGTCAGCTCCTGAGCTGGCGGGCCTTGGAGCGCTCGCCATCGCCATCTTCATTGACATTGTGTCGTTCAGTCCGGCGGAGGAGAGCATGAAGGACGCTCTGCGCTGCGTGTTTGCTGAGGAGAAAGCCTCCGAGGTCTGGGATCAGATCGATGAGTGTCTGAAGAGATGCAGGATGAACTTCACCAATAGACATGAGCTGAGCAGCGACCTGAAGCAGATTGAGGGCAAGCTTAGCACGTCGCTCACCAAGCTGAAGAACTCCATGTTGAGGGACGGCCACATGACGAACGAGGCTCTGAAGGCCTGGGTAAACGGGGCGGCCTTCCACATCCAGATGCTGATTCATCTGGTGAGACTGGGAGGGACGGTTACCTGCAACACCGTGGAGACTCTCATCTCTGATTACCAGAACGACCTGATCCAGCTGTTCAAAGAACACAAGGAGATgatcagaaagaagtgcaagaTGTCATTTACGGTGGAGGCAGGCTCTCCTTTTAGAAATACCGTTCTAGTGGATGAAAATTCAAAAGGGCACACCCTTGATTTTTTCAGCAACCCTGACAAATTTTTAGAGGCATATTATGATCACAGGTATGGCGGACAGAAGCATGAGATTCAGCAGCACTTCAGTTCCGTGAGAGAGAATCTGCAGAGTCTGGTTAGTCAGAGAGGCTCCTTTAACTTCTAA